In Cellvibrio polysaccharolyticus, a genomic segment contains:
- a CDS encoding OmpA family protein gives MKTLSSFSRIASITVLSVGLLGVTACGTQQAAKDPAVEQARASLTNLQSDSKLATLAPTAIRDAEEAVRAAEGADPRKEPELTAHLAYLAQNRVEIARAQAATRFAEDQVKPLSDQRERVLLESRTREADRAKARASALEQELADLKQKQTDRGTVFTLSDVLFATGKADLRAGSRANIDRLAQRLNQEPERKIIIEGHTDTTGTVAINEALSQRRADAVRQQLISAGVSSDRINAFGKGQDYPVASNNTAEGRQQNRRVEVILQ, from the coding sequence ATGAAGACCTTATCTTCTTTTTCCCGTATCGCAAGCATTACTGTATTAAGCGTTGGCTTACTCGGTGTAACAGCATGCGGAACCCAACAAGCTGCTAAAGATCCGGCAGTTGAACAGGCGCGTGCGTCGCTGACCAATTTGCAGTCTGACTCCAAACTCGCCACCCTGGCACCTACCGCAATTCGCGATGCCGAAGAAGCGGTTCGCGCAGCAGAAGGCGCTGATCCGCGTAAAGAGCCGGAGCTTACTGCTCACCTCGCTTACCTGGCGCAAAACCGCGTAGAAATTGCCCGCGCTCAGGCAGCAACCCGTTTCGCGGAAGATCAGGTTAAACCCCTGTCTGATCAACGTGAACGCGTACTGTTAGAGTCACGCACCCGTGAAGCAGATCGTGCCAAAGCGCGCGCTTCTGCCCTGGAGCAGGAACTGGCTGACCTGAAACAAAAGCAAACTGATCGCGGCACCGTGTTCACCCTGAGCGATGTACTTTTCGCAACGGGCAAGGCCGATTTAAGAGCAGGTTCGAGAGCGAATATTGATCGTCTTGCACAACGCCTGAATCAGGAGCCGGAGCGTAAAATTATCATTGAGGGTCACACTGACACTACAGGTACTGTTGCCATCAACGAAGCGCTTTCACAACGCCGCGCCGATGCAGTAAGACAACAACTGATTAGCGCCGGTGTTTCTTCTGATCGCATCAACGCATTCGGTAAAGGCCAGGATTACCCGGTAGCCAGTAACAACACCGCCGAAGGCCGTCAGCAAAACCGTCGTGTTGAAGTTATTTTGCAGTAA
- a CDS encoding exodeoxyribonuclease III codes for MRVISLSVDGIFQAAQRGLYTWLANQDADVICLQDLRALEYELDKPIFQLDGYFAYFFDSGTKHYNGVAIYTRVQPKALIYGLGFSSGVDMEGRYLQIDYEQLSIGSLLAPSATSEMESQEVKIKFFDDMQAHLDKITRKRREYIFCGNWSMAHTPRDVSNSTENQHNSGFLPHERQWLSQLFNQLGYVDAFRRVNRDGDEYSWWPSGNKDEGDGWRTDFQVISNSIGGKVEYATIYKSQQFSSHLPVVIDYDIELEH; via the coding sequence ATGAGAGTTATCAGTCTTAGCGTCGATGGAATCTTTCAGGCGGCGCAGCGAGGCCTATATACCTGGCTCGCTAATCAGGACGCCGATGTAATCTGCTTGCAGGATTTGCGCGCATTGGAATACGAGCTGGACAAACCCATTTTTCAGCTCGATGGTTATTTTGCCTATTTTTTCGACTCCGGTACCAAACACTATAATGGTGTGGCGATCTATACCCGCGTTCAACCCAAAGCGTTGATTTACGGGTTGGGTTTTTCTTCCGGTGTAGATATGGAAGGCCGCTATTTGCAGATTGACTATGAACAACTGAGTATCGGTTCGCTGTTAGCACCGAGCGCGACTTCAGAGATGGAGTCCCAGGAAGTCAAAATCAAATTCTTTGATGATATGCAGGCGCACCTCGACAAAATTACCCGTAAACGTCGCGAATATATTTTCTGTGGCAACTGGTCCATGGCGCATACGCCGCGTGACGTTTCCAACAGTACAGAAAACCAGCATAACTCGGGTTTCCTGCCGCATGAGCGTCAATGGTTGAGTCAATTGTTCAATCAGTTGGGTTATGTGGATGCATTTCGTCGGGTTAATCGCGATGGTGATGAATACAGCTGGTGGCCGAGCGGTAACAAAGATGAAGGCGATGGCTGGCGTACCGATTTCCAGGTGATTTCCAACAGCATTGGTGGAAAAGTGGAGTACGCGACTATTTATAAAAGTCAGCAGTTCTCCAGTCACTTGCCGGTGGTTATTGATTACGATATTGAGCTTGAACACTAA
- a CDS encoding LLM class flavin-dependent oxidoreductase, producing MTSLTSTAISLLDLAHVRDTGSYREAYERSVETAQCADRLGFTRFWLAEHHNMDGIGSSATTVLIGHIAGATSRIRVGSGGIMLPNHSPLVVAEQFGTLATLYPDRIDLGLGRAPGSDQATMRALRRDIQSNGENFPEQLAELQFYLGEPQPGQKVHAVPGVGTHVPIWLLGSSLFSARLAAQRGLPYAFASHFAPRLLMEALQIYRNNFQPSAVLEKPYAAIGVPLVAAPTDEEADFLFTTVQQGILSLIRGQSLRQKPPVETMNGRWTLEEKHHIDDFLDIAVVGSKATVTEKLQRLQQETGADEFIFTNNIYDHRHHLRSLEIVAEIFKA from the coding sequence ATGACATCACTCACATCCACCGCCATTTCCCTGCTTGATCTTGCCCATGTACGCGACACCGGCAGTTATCGCGAAGCCTACGAGCGCTCGGTCGAAACCGCGCAGTGTGCCGACCGGCTCGGCTTCACCCGCTTCTGGTTGGCGGAACACCACAATATGGATGGTATCGGCAGTTCGGCTACGACGGTGCTGATCGGGCATATCGCCGGTGCCACCTCCCGCATACGGGTCGGTTCCGGCGGCATTATGTTGCCCAACCATTCGCCGCTGGTAGTCGCCGAACAATTTGGCACGCTGGCAACCTTGTACCCCGACCGCATTGATCTCGGCCTTGGCCGTGCGCCCGGCTCCGACCAGGCCACCATGCGTGCGCTGCGCCGCGACATCCAGAGTAACGGGGAAAACTTTCCGGAGCAGTTGGCAGAACTGCAGTTCTACCTAGGCGAACCACAACCCGGGCAAAAGGTGCATGCGGTTCCCGGCGTCGGCACCCACGTGCCCATCTGGTTACTGGGTTCCAGTTTATTCAGTGCGCGGCTCGCCGCCCAACGCGGCCTGCCTTATGCTTTTGCGTCACATTTTGCGCCGCGACTGCTCATGGAAGCCTTGCAGATTTACCGCAACAACTTTCAGCCGTCGGCGGTACTGGAAAAACCTTATGCCGCGATTGGTGTGCCGCTGGTCGCCGCGCCCACCGACGAAGAGGCGGATTTTTTGTTCACGACGGTGCAACAAGGCATCCTGTCATTGATTCGCGGCCAGTCTCTGCGGCAAAAACCGCCCGTGGAAACTATGAATGGCCGTTGGACACTGGAAGAAAAACACCATATTGATGATTTCCTCGACATCGCGGTGGTCGGCAGCAAGGCTACGGTGACAGAGAAGCTGCAACGCTTGCAGCAGGAAACCGGAGCAGATGAGTTTATTTTTACCAACAATATTTATGATCATCGCCACCACTTGCGATCCCTGGAAATTGTGGCTGAGATCTTTAAAGCCTGA
- a CDS encoding GntP family permease has protein sequence MNEVTTTLGAGALLSIAAGAVLLLLLMIIRFRLHAFLALVLVSIFTALATQIPFNQVVPTLLGGFGSTLAAVALLVGLGAMIGRLLEITGGAQVLADTLINKFGEHRAPLALGLASLLFGFPIFFDAGLIVMLPIIFSVAKRFGGSTLTYALPAAAAFAAMHALVPPHPGPVAAADLLGANIGLLVFTGILIALPTWYFGGYLFGLWAGKRFHLNLPASFLTDVERDTSVAPPPFSLVMTILLMPLVLIFLDTGLNTLSVMGVVDGNSNWVQLLRMIGKTPVALLITVLFALIAFSGRHSRKHLEKVCEDALGPICSIILVTGAGGMFGGVLRASGIGDALADTLSDTGMPVILAAFVISAALRVAQGSATVALTTTAALVAPMVAATTGLSEFDLCFIVIAIAGGATVLSHVNDSGFWLVSRFLEMDEKTTLKTWTVMETLLGSIAFLLAFIGSLLL, from the coding sequence ATGAATGAGGTTACCACTACCCTCGGCGCCGGAGCGCTGCTGTCCATCGCAGCGGGCGCCGTTCTGCTACTGCTGTTGATGATTATCCGTTTCCGCCTGCATGCGTTTCTGGCACTGGTGCTGGTGAGTATTTTCACCGCCCTGGCGACCCAAATCCCCTTCAACCAGGTGGTGCCAACCTTATTGGGCGGCTTCGGCAGCACCCTGGCAGCGGTGGCTTTGCTGGTCGGTCTCGGCGCGATGATTGGCCGATTGCTGGAAATCACCGGCGGTGCCCAGGTACTTGCCGACACCCTGATCAACAAGTTCGGCGAACACCGGGCGCCGCTCGCGCTGGGGCTCGCGTCCCTGCTTTTCGGCTTCCCGATTTTCTTCGATGCCGGGCTGATCGTGATGCTGCCGATCATCTTCAGCGTGGCCAAACGGTTTGGCGGATCAACGCTGACCTACGCCCTGCCCGCCGCTGCCGCCTTCGCCGCGATGCATGCGCTGGTGCCACCGCACCCCGGCCCGGTAGCCGCGGCCGATCTGCTGGGCGCGAATATCGGTTTGCTGGTTTTCACCGGTATTTTGATTGCGCTCCCCACCTGGTACTTCGGGGGGTATCTGTTCGGATTGTGGGCCGGTAAACGCTTCCATCTCAATCTGCCCGCCAGTTTCCTGACCGACGTTGAGCGCGACACCAGCGTGGCGCCACCGCCATTTTCGCTGGTAATGACAATTCTACTGATGCCACTGGTGCTGATCTTTCTCGACACCGGGCTCAATACCCTGAGCGTAATGGGCGTGGTCGATGGCAACAGCAACTGGGTGCAGCTGTTGCGGATGATCGGCAAAACGCCGGTGGCACTGTTGATCACCGTGCTCTTTGCACTGATCGCCTTCAGTGGCCGACACAGCCGCAAACACCTTGAAAAAGTCTGTGAAGATGCCCTCGGGCCCATCTGCTCCATTATTCTGGTCACCGGCGCAGGCGGCATGTTCGGGGGCGTTTTGCGGGCCAGCGGCATTGGCGATGCACTGGCGGATACCCTCTCGGATACCGGCATGCCGGTCATACTTGCCGCCTTCGTGATTTCTGCAGCGCTGCGCGTGGCGCAGGGCTCGGCGACAGTGGCACTGACCACCACTGCGGCACTGGTCGCGCCCATGGTGGCGGCAACCACCGGGCTGAGTGAGTTTGACCTGTGCTTTATTGTGATCGCCATTGCCGGCGGCGCTACGGTGCTGTCGCACGTCAATGACTCGGGTTTCTGGCTGGTCAGCCGCTTTCTTGAAATGGACGAAAAAACCACGCTTAAAACCTGGACGGTGATGGAAACCTTGCTCGGCAGCATCGCCTTCCTGCTGGCCTTTATCGGCAGCCTCCTGCTCTGA
- a CDS encoding DUF4398 domain-containing protein: MRQVSNQRPGGARSTRASVLLAIGTCMFLGACASTPQPPNDAIRQAEDAINRAEEARVADYASVNLRSAREKLVQARDLSQAAVSNKDEKAALKARRLAEQSRSDAELATIKAQEARAKSVNDEIQRNIDALDSALQRTGG; this comes from the coding sequence ATGCGTCAAGTATCCAATCAGCGACCAGGCGGCGCTCGCAGCACCCGGGCTTCTGTATTACTGGCAATCGGCACTTGTATGTTCCTCGGTGCCTGCGCGAGCACACCGCAACCACCTAACGACGCTATCCGTCAGGCAGAAGATGCCATCAACCGTGCAGAAGAAGCGCGCGTAGCAGATTACGCCTCGGTTAATTTGCGTAGCGCTCGTGAAAAACTGGTACAAGCGCGCGATCTGTCGCAAGCGGCTGTTTCCAACAAAGATGAAAAAGCAGCGCTTAAAGCTCGTCGTTTGGCAGAGCAATCCCGTAGCGATGCAGAACTGGCTACCATCAAAGCACAGGAAGCTCGTGCAAAATCCGTTAACGACGAAATTCAGCGCAATATCGATGCACTGGATAGCGCATTGCAACGCACCGGAGGCTAA
- a CDS encoding globin domain-containing protein, with amino-acid sequence MGVTDTVMQSYGRCCAKADFFDDFYQHFLASSPKVREKFVNTDMVGQKRLLRQGILNLVMYARGMPDTKLKALGQTHNRHGFDIGPELYDIWLHSLLSTIKKHDQQYSPEIADAWKDVLIKGINVIKAHY; translated from the coding sequence ATGGGTGTTACCGATACAGTGATGCAAAGCTATGGCCGCTGCTGCGCCAAAGCTGATTTTTTCGATGATTTTTATCAACACTTTCTCGCCAGTTCGCCGAAAGTGCGCGAGAAATTCGTTAACACCGATATGGTTGGCCAAAAGCGCCTGCTGCGCCAGGGCATTCTCAACCTGGTGATGTACGCCCGCGGCATGCCGGACACCAAACTGAAAGCGCTGGGGCAAACCCACAATCGTCATGGCTTCGATATTGGCCCGGAGCTCTATGACATCTGGCTGCATTCCTTATTGAGCACCATCAAAAAACACGATCAGCAATATTCACCGGAAATCGCCGACGCCTGGAAGGACGTGTTGATTAAAGGTATCAATGTGATTAAAGCGCATTACTGA
- the pyrE gene encoding orotate phosphoribosyltransferase: MKKYQQDFIQLAIEHQALCFGEFTLKSGRTSPYFFNAGRFQSGQALAALGRFYAEAIIDAGVNFDLVFGPAYKGIPLAASTAIALADQHQRDLPWCYNRKEAKDHGEGGTLVGAPLQGNILIVDDVITAGTAVREVMDIIHHAGAKPAAVLIGLNRQERGKGELSAIQEVEQEFAIPVVSIIKLNDIIAYLEARPDQQDKVEKIKQYRATWGVDN, translated from the coding sequence ATGAAAAAGTACCAGCAAGACTTTATCCAGCTGGCGATTGAACATCAGGCACTGTGCTTTGGTGAATTTACCTTGAAATCCGGCCGCACCAGCCCCTACTTCTTTAATGCCGGGCGTTTTCAAAGTGGCCAGGCACTGGCGGCACTCGGGCGTTTTTACGCCGAAGCGATTATCGATGCCGGTGTAAATTTTGATCTGGTATTTGGCCCCGCCTATAAAGGTATTCCATTGGCTGCATCTACCGCAATTGCGCTGGCCGACCAGCATCAACGCGACCTGCCCTGGTGTTACAACCGCAAAGAAGCAAAAGATCATGGCGAAGGCGGCACGCTGGTGGGTGCACCACTGCAAGGTAACATTCTGATCGTGGATGATGTGATCACCGCTGGTACGGCGGTGCGCGAAGTGATGGATATTATTCACCATGCCGGTGCAAAACCTGCTGCGGTGTTGATCGGGCTCAACCGCCAGGAGCGCGGTAAAGGCGAGCTGTCGGCGATCCAGGAAGTTGAACAGGAATTCGCCATTCCGGTTGTCAGCATCATTAAACTCAATGATATTATCGCCTATCTGGAAGCACGCCCGGATCAGCAGGACAAGGTCGAAAAAATCAAACAGTACCGAGCCACCTGGGGTGTCGACAACTGA
- a CDS encoding pirin family protein, whose amino-acid sequence MSWMPDQEPECHEQKQASIARIIVPRARDLGDFTVRRVLPSGRQQMVGPFIFFDHMGPATFGVSEGMDVRPHPHIGLATVTYLFKGSILHRDSLGSEQLIAPGAINWMLAGKGIVHSERTPYAMRGQTEEVEGLQLWVALPTHLEETEPAFTHYDARAIPEKRDAGIYSRVLAGQYAGLTSPVQTQSPLFYVEVRLDDAAHTVIEANYTERAIYIVSGKLVIDEQQYDAAQMLVLAPGEEIPVTAMSNSHFVVLGGEPLDGPRHVWWNFVSSRLERIEEAKDDWREKRFPCVPGETEWIPLPEK is encoded by the coding sequence ATGAGTTGGATGCCGGATCAGGAACCGGAATGTCATGAGCAAAAGCAGGCATCAATTGCCCGCATTATTGTGCCGCGTGCCCGCGATCTGGGTGACTTTACGGTAAGACGTGTGCTGCCCTCCGGCCGCCAGCAAATGGTCGGGCCGTTTATTTTTTTCGATCATATGGGGCCGGCAACGTTTGGCGTTTCGGAAGGTATGGATGTGCGGCCGCATCCGCATATTGGCTTGGCTACGGTTACCTATTTATTCAAAGGCTCCATTCTGCATCGCGACAGCCTGGGCAGTGAACAGCTGATTGCGCCCGGCGCCATCAACTGGATGCTGGCGGGTAAAGGTATTGTTCATTCCGAGCGTACGCCTTACGCGATGCGGGGGCAGACTGAAGAGGTGGAAGGTTTGCAATTGTGGGTGGCTTTGCCCACCCATCTGGAAGAAACCGAGCCGGCATTTACCCATTATGATGCCCGGGCAATACCGGAAAAACGGGATGCCGGTATCTATAGCCGGGTGCTCGCCGGACAGTACGCCGGGCTGACATCGCCGGTGCAAACCCAATCGCCATTATTTTATGTTGAAGTGCGGCTGGATGATGCGGCCCATACGGTTATTGAAGCGAACTACACAGAGCGGGCTATTTATATTGTCAGCGGCAAGCTGGTGATAGATGAGCAGCAATACGATGCGGCGCAAATGCTGGTATTGGCTCCCGGAGAAGAAATTCCGGTAACAGCAATGTCCAATAGCCATTTTGTGGTGTTGGGTGGTGAGCCATTGGACGGCCCGAGACATGTGTGGTGGAATTTTGTTTCCAGCCGTCTGGAACGCATTGAGGAAGCAAAGGACGACTGGCGAGAAAAGCGTTTTCCTTGTGTGCCTGGCGAAACCGAATGGATTCCCTTGCCCGAAAAATAA
- a CDS encoding acyl-CoA dehydrogenase, with protein sequence MLLLSVVLIIVLIGVLIYRQVPLPAASAILAISWLILGLFSPCLLSLWLVIPLAAILLVLNVPSLRVPFLSRPVFGLLAKTMPSMSVTEREAIEAGTTWWEKDLFSGRPDWDEFARIGLPRLTEAEQSFIDNEVSEFCALLDEWEIHNSKDLSPEAWQYLKDKGFFGLIIPKEFGGHDFSPYAQSRVMSKIASRSITAAVTAMVPNSLGPGELLMKYGTEEQKQRWLPGLAKGTEIPCFGLTGPEAGSDAGAIPDVGIVCHGLHEGKQVLGLRLTFNKRWITLAPVATVVGLAFKLQDPDGLLGNPDKVEYGITCALLPANHPGVEIGKRHNPGSPFMNGPVMGTDVFIPVDWIIGGTAMAGKGWRMLIECLGAGRGISLPALATASGEVSYRLVGAYSRIRRQFNMEIGKFEGVQDATAEIAGGAYTLEAMRHLVTRGLETGAPSVMTAMAKYHATEIMRRLVNHSMDIVGGRAIQMGPRNFLAFPYQSIPVAITVEGANILTRSLMIFGQGAIRCHPYLFEEMQAMQNPDKEAGVQRFDGLFIRHLGHVFSNLVRTIVTGFTRGRLGGAVPSNADRFSTRWYQRINLLSASLAVTSDFALAILGGNLKRRELLSARLGDVLSQLFIACSILKYHASHIRSHAEDVHAEYALNLALFKAQEALIDFYHNFPVRPVACVLHFLTFPFGRILKKPSDHLIREVGDLIMEDNPVRQNLGQYVYVTQDPEDAAGRVESTYQLLLALGPVWHTFIKAQRSGKLQGDTLAEQLQDAASKNIIQQSDIARLQEYDARRFDCLLTDAFEKL encoded by the coding sequence ATGTTATTGCTGTCTGTGGTGTTAATCATTGTATTGATTGGCGTGCTGATTTATCGGCAGGTTCCTCTGCCTGCAGCGTCGGCGATTCTGGCGATCAGCTGGTTGATTCTTGGCCTCTTTTCTCCCTGCCTGCTATCGCTTTGGTTAGTGATTCCTCTCGCGGCAATTCTGCTGGTATTAAACGTCCCCTCCTTACGTGTGCCTTTCTTATCCCGTCCGGTATTTGGCTTGTTGGCTAAAACCATGCCGAGCATGAGCGTAACCGAGCGGGAAGCGATTGAAGCGGGCACTACCTGGTGGGAGAAAGACCTGTTCAGTGGTCGTCCCGATTGGGATGAATTTGCGCGCATCGGTTTGCCGCGCCTTACCGAGGCCGAACAATCCTTTATTGATAATGAAGTGAGCGAATTTTGTGCCTTGCTGGATGAATGGGAAATTCATAACAGCAAGGACTTGTCACCCGAAGCCTGGCAATACCTGAAAGACAAAGGCTTCTTTGGTTTGATCATCCCCAAAGAATTTGGCGGCCACGATTTCAGCCCCTACGCCCAGAGCCGGGTGATGAGCAAGATCGCCAGCCGCTCCATTACTGCCGCCGTTACGGCCATGGTGCCCAACTCATTGGGGCCTGGCGAACTGCTGATGAAATACGGTACCGAAGAACAGAAGCAACGCTGGTTGCCTGGTCTTGCGAAAGGCACCGAGATTCCCTGTTTTGGTCTCACTGGCCCGGAAGCCGGTTCCGATGCCGGGGCCATCCCGGATGTCGGTATCGTTTGCCACGGTTTGCATGAAGGCAAACAGGTGCTGGGTTTGCGCCTCACCTTTAACAAGCGCTGGATTACCCTCGCGCCGGTGGCGACGGTGGTCGGTCTGGCGTTCAAATTGCAGGATCCGGACGGTTTGTTAGGCAACCCCGACAAAGTGGAATACGGCATTACCTGTGCGTTGTTGCCGGCAAATCACCCCGGTGTGGAAATCGGTAAGCGTCACAACCCCGGTTCGCCCTTTATGAACGGGCCGGTAATGGGTACCGATGTGTTTATTCCGGTAGATTGGATTATTGGTGGCACCGCCATGGCCGGTAAAGGCTGGCGGATGCTGATTGAATGCCTCGGCGCCGGGCGTGGTATTTCCCTGCCGGCGCTGGCAACGGCCAGCGGCGAAGTCAGTTACCGTCTGGTCGGCGCTTACTCGCGTATCCGCCGTCAATTCAATATGGAAATCGGCAAATTTGAAGGTGTACAGGATGCCACGGCCGAGATTGCCGGTGGTGCTTATACCCTGGAGGCGATGCGTCATCTGGTCACCCGGGGTCTGGAAACCGGTGCGCCGTCGGTGATGACCGCGATGGCGAAATATCACGCTACCGAAATCATGCGCCGCCTGGTCAATCACAGCATGGATATTGTTGGTGGTCGCGCTATTCAAATGGGGCCGCGCAATTTCCTGGCGTTTCCCTATCAGAGTATTCCGGTGGCGATCACCGTAGAAGGCGCCAACATTCTCACCCGCTCGCTGATGATTTTTGGTCAGGGCGCTATCCGTTGCCATCCTTATTTGTTTGAAGAAATGCAAGCGATGCAAAATCCGGATAAAGAAGCCGGTGTGCAGCGCTTTGACGGATTATTTATTCGCCACCTCGGGCACGTCTTCAGCAATCTGGTGCGCACCATTGTTACCGGCTTTACGCGCGGACGCTTGGGTGGGGCTGTGCCTTCCAATGCCGATCGTTTCAGCACCCGCTGGTATCAGCGTATCAATTTGCTCAGTGCATCGCTGGCGGTAACCTCGGATTTTGCACTGGCGATTCTCGGTGGCAATCTCAAACGCCGCGAGTTGTTGTCTGCCCGTTTGGGTGATGTGCTCAGCCAGTTATTTATTGCCTGTTCCATTTTGAAATACCACGCATCGCACATTCGCAGTCATGCTGAAGACGTGCATGCCGAGTACGCGCTGAACTTGGCATTGTTCAAAGCCCAGGAAGCCTTGATTGATTTTTACCACAACTTCCCGGTGCGTCCGGTTGCCTGTGTGTTGCATTTCCTGACCTTCCCGTTTGGTCGCATTTTGAAAAAGCCGTCCGATCATCTGATCCGTGAGGTGGGCGACCTGATCATGGAAGACAATCCGGTACGTCAAAACCTTGGCCAATATGTTTACGTTACGCAGGATCCGGAAGATGCGGCCGGTCGGGTCGAAAGTACTTATCAATTGTTGCTGGCATTGGGCCCGGTGTGGCATACCTTTATTAAGGCGCAGCGCTCCGGCAAGTTGCAGGGCGACACATTGGCCGAGCAACTTCAGGATGCGGCCAGCAAAAATATTATTCAGCAAAGCGACATTGCCCGCTTGCAGGAATACGATGCCCGCCGCTTTGATTGTTTGCTGACAGATGCGTTTGAAAAACTTTAG
- the rph gene encoding ribonuclease PH, with product MQRPSGRQPEQLRPIRITRNYTKHAEGSVLVEFGDTKVICTASAQAGVPGFLKGQGKGWLTAEYGMLPRSTGTRMDREAARGKQNGRTVEIQRLIGRSLRAAVDLNSLGENTIHIDCDVIQADGGTRTASITGAWVALADAIDHLKSKGLVTGEPLKRAIASVSVGIYQGVPVLDLDYPEDSAADTDMNVVMGNDGGIIEIQGTAEAEPFTEAEFQSMLALAKQGIAELHQLQQQSLQR from the coding sequence ATGCAGCGCCCATCCGGCAGACAACCCGAACAACTGCGGCCTATCCGCATCACCCGCAATTACACCAAACACGCCGAAGGTTCGGTGCTGGTAGAGTTTGGCGATACCAAAGTCATCTGTACCGCCAGCGCGCAAGCCGGCGTACCCGGTTTTTTAAAAGGTCAGGGAAAAGGTTGGCTGACGGCAGAATACGGCATGCTGCCCCGCTCCACCGGCACCCGTATGGATCGCGAGGCGGCGCGCGGCAAGCAAAATGGCCGCACCGTAGAAATTCAACGTTTGATTGGTCGCTCGCTGCGTGCCGCTGTTGACCTGAACAGCCTGGGCGAAAACACCATTCATATTGACTGCGATGTGATTCAGGCCGATGGCGGCACACGCACCGCATCCATTACCGGTGCCTGGGTGGCGCTGGCCGATGCGATTGATCATCTCAAGAGTAAAGGCTTGGTAACCGGTGAGCCATTGAAGCGCGCTATCGCGTCAGTATCAGTAGGTATTTATCAGGGCGTGCCGGTACTGGATCTGGATTATCCGGAAGATTCGGCAGCCGATACCGATATGAATGTGGTGATGGGAAATGACGGCGGTATTATAGAAATTCAGGGCACCGCTGAAGCCGAGCCTTTCACCGAAGCAGAGTTTCAATCGATGTTGGCACTTGCCAAACAGGGCATCGCGGAATTGCATCAGCTGCAACAGCAGTCTCTCCAGCGCTGA
- a CDS encoding YicC/YloC family endoribonuclease yields the protein MPRSMTGFARREAKLPWGTVIWEIRSVNHRYLEPGFRLPEDFREIEPALRESIRKTLQRGKVEVSLYIQQEQENETELGVNLQRVIQLSKAAQQIHDQLGDKAALINPLELLKWPGVIQKQEVDREAQQAAVIDLFQSALISLVEHRTREGAELEQLIVQRLDAVSAQVVAVRARLPEILQAQREKLQQKIAALGVELDSERLEQEVVLLAQKADVAEELDRLDTHVIEVKRSLKQTDSLGRRLDFLMQELNREANTLSSKAIVSDTTQAAVELKVLIEQMREQIQNIE from the coding sequence ATGCCTCGCAGTATGACCGGATTTGCCCGCCGTGAAGCCAAACTTCCCTGGGGCACTGTGATTTGGGAAATTCGCAGTGTTAATCATCGCTACCTGGAACCAGGCTTCAGGCTGCCGGAAGATTTTCGGGAAATTGAACCCGCTCTGCGGGAGTCAATCCGCAAAACCCTGCAGCGTGGCAAGGTAGAGGTCAGCTTGTATATCCAGCAGGAACAGGAAAATGAAACCGAGTTGGGGGTTAATCTCCAGCGGGTTATTCAACTGAGTAAAGCCGCGCAACAAATTCACGACCAGTTGGGTGATAAAGCTGCGCTGATCAATCCGCTGGAATTATTGAAATGGCCTGGCGTCATTCAAAAGCAGGAAGTGGATCGTGAAGCCCAGCAAGCGGCGGTGATCGATTTATTTCAAAGTGCGTTGATCAGCCTGGTAGAGCACCGCACCCGCGAAGGTGCCGAACTTGAACAATTGATTGTGCAGCGGCTGGATGCCGTATCAGCACAAGTGGTTGCTGTACGTGCCAGGTTGCCGGAGATTTTGCAAGCGCAGCGCGAAAAATTGCAGCAGAAAATCGCCGCGCTGGGGGTGGAGCTGGATTCAGAAAGGCTGGAGCAGGAAGTGGTGCTGCTGGCACAAAAAGCCGATGTAGCGGAAGAGCTGGATCGCCTCGATACGCATGTTATCGAAGTGAAGCGCAGCCTCAAACAAACCGATTCGCTGGGCCGTCGGCTCGACTTTTTAATGCAGGAACTGAACCGCGAAGCCAATACCTTATCGTCCAAAGCGATTGTCAGCGATACCACGCAAGCAGCGGTTGAGTTGAAAGTATTGATTGAGCAAATGCGCGAGCAGATTCAAAACATCGAGTAA